The genomic interval GGGACATTGGTCTAGTTTCGAAAAAACTGCTGCGTCTTTACCAACTGTAAAGTTCCATTCCGATCCAGTAATGCTTTCGGGTTGGAAGCGCCCATCGACACCGGACAGAGTCGCCTTCCATGCTTGGAAATCGTGTGCTTTGACAAAACGGCAATCGGGGCTTCCTCCGTTCGCCAAGAACAGCAAGCATGTGTAAATCGTCGCTCCTGGAAAGACCTGTTCATCGCCAAAATGGACCACATGTCGGAGGCGCTTTCTTCTCGATATAAGCTCACGGAGCGGTTCGCCATATTGGGAGTTGAAAAACTTGTGGGGGCAAATATAAGCCAGGTGACCGTCCGATTTTAGCAGGCGCAAACCGGCTTCGATGAAAACGACGTAGAGGTCATAATTGCCCTTGGCTGCGCTGGCATAATGATCTTTGAAGAAGGTGACGACCTTAGGGTCCTTCTTCTTCAACGTCTGGATGCGCACATATGGTGGGTTGCCTATAACAATGTCAAAGCCGCTCTCGACTTCTTGTGATTCTGAGGCCGTGAGTTCGGTTTGTCCGGCCGCTTCATTAACAAGTGTGAGGTTACCGAGGAGGGTCGCCGGGGCTTTACCGTTAATCTTCACCTTGCCTACAGGAAAGCCGAACATCCATTCTGAGTCGAAAAATGGGGCGAAAGCATTCTGGTCATAGGGGTCCCAAGCTGCGAGCTGGCGGGCGGCTTGCTTAGGAATCGCGTGCTCGCGTTCGAGTAGCTGGGCTATCTCCTGGCGCTTGGTGGCGTCGGCCTCGCGCCATTTGCGTTTGTTGCCAGGGTCGCGGGCGTTGAAGTGTTCGTGGCGGATACGAGTGAGGTCGGCGCGGAGTTGGTCTATTTCGCCTGAGTAGAGATCACTCTCGGCCTTCTCGATGGGGATAAGAGTATCGGCGGCGACGAGTCGAGTCTCGAGGTTCGGCAGCGGTCGGACACCGAGATTTTTTACCTGATGGTCAACCTTCTGGTCTACGACCAAGGAAATAAAGAAGCGGAGCTTGGCGATCTGGACGGCGACGGGTTGAATATCGACGCCGTAAATTGCGTTTTCAATGAGGTAAAGCTTGCGGGCAAAGTCGAGGGCGTGGAAACGGGTATCGAATGATTTCTCAATGTCGGCGATGCGCGCGTCGCAGGCGCCGATTTCCTCCTTGGGTGCGCCGGACTCCTCAAGTAGAGCTCGATAGCGGCGGGCCTCAGCAAGACGGTCGCGTTTCCAGGATTCGTTATTGGGGTCGAGCTTCTGGAGCAGGTCCACAAGACGGTGGAGCGCTCCCATGGGGAAGGCGCCGGAACCGCAGGCGGGGTCGAGGATTTTTACGCGGCCGATGGCGGCGATGAGGGCATCGCGGGTATCGGGCCGGATATCCCGGAGCGTAGCCTTGTTGGAGAAGAGGTCTTCCAGCGCGCCCTTACAGCGAGGTACCTGGCTCCCGAGGTAGGACTTGAGGGCCTCGTCCACCATGTAGGCAACGATCTCGCGCGGGGTGTAGAAAGCGCCAAGAGCCTTGCGGGCAGTCGTGCGAGTGTCCTCATTGAAGGAGGCGAGGAGGTTTTCGAAAACCTTCCCGAGGAGTTCTGGATCGAGGGCGATTTCCTCCTCAAGAGGGGTGTTTTCTTCGATGGTGAACTTGTAGCGGGAGAGAATTTCTATCAGGCCACGGACCTTGGCCTTCTTCGAGCGGGCAGTGCGGCTGTCTTCATCGCCATAGTCCTTCGAAAGGTCCACTGTGCGCTCTGGGCCGAAGAAGAGGTCATTGGGCAGATGGCAAGCAAGCTTCGGGTTGTCGGAGAAGCCATCAAGAATGAAGTTGTCCTTCTTCTGGCCGGTTTTGTCGTCGAGGCAGTCGAAGAGGCCGCCGTTCAGGAATGGCACACGGGCAGAGAGCGCGGTCCAATCGGCAGAATCACGAAATTCAACCTCGTACCGCCAGAGATTGGTAATGCCAAAGTTTTTATCGTAACGCTGACCGTCCTTCTTTTTTTCGCGGAAGGCGCGCTGGTCGGACGGCATGTTGAGAGTGCCAAAGAAAAGGTTTTGCAGGACGGCGTGATAGTAGGTAGAGGCTGCTGGTGACAGATCCTTGAGAAGCTTTTTCAATGTGTAGTCGCGGAATAGCTCAGCAGGCAGCAGGCGCTTCTCGACGAGGAACCAGCAGAAAATGAGACGGGTGAGCAGGCGGATGAGGAAGAGGGATCTTTCCTCCTCTGTGTCGCAATGCTGCGGGAGGCGGATGGTGCCATCGTCCACCTGATGATGCGCCCAAAAGTACCAGTCGGCGATCTCGCGGTAAAAGTCGTTGGAGAGTGCGTAGGAACCGAGACGCTTTTGCCAGGCGGTGTGAAGAGCGACGAAGTTGGAGACGCCAAAGTCAGTGTCGAGATTCGTCAAAGCGAAATCGTTGAGGATTTCGAGGTGGGCTCGAATGGGATCGGCAAAGGCAACGTCCTTGATGAGGGTGACTTTTTCCAGGACATCGCGGGTTTGGTCGCGCTTGTGCAAGCGGCGGTTAATGACGGCGAGCGTAAGGGTATCGCCGTGTCTGAATAAGATAAGGGCCGGCATGGCGAAGAGCTTATTCACCTCGCGGGTAATGTTGGCAAGAACGGTGCGAGTGTAGTGACTGCTCTTGAGTTCAATCGCAATAAAGAGGTAGCTCTCAATGACGGCGCCGTCAAAAGAGCCCTTGCTGTCGAAAAGAACCTTTTGAGAACCGGCGGCGCGTATTTCGTCGTCGGTGAGCTGGAATAGAAAGTCGATGGATCTCCATTCCTCGGGGATGGAGAGCTTGTAGTTGAAGGTTTTGCCTTGAGCGAAGTTGGCGAGGAACTGCTCGCTGGTGTTGGGCGTGAGCTTGAGGCGCTTTTGGCTGATATAGCCGAGGGACTCGAAGAGGGACGTGGCAGCGGTGGCCAATGGCTGATTTTCGAATTTCTTGAGCGTGGACTCGATGGCCTGCTTTATTTCTTGAACTTTCATGACTGTTTGATGACGAGCCAGGTGACGAGTTCGAGATGAGTCTTTTCGTGAACCTGTTCCTGTTCATCAGGCAAAACAAAGCCACGACCAACTTGGAGGCCCGAGGCGGCGCGTTTACGGAACGTCGCAACGACAGAGTCTACAGCTTTTTGCAGAAGCTTGTCGTAAGCTTTCATGTCGCTGCCGTGGTTCGTCTCCTGGTCGAAGAGGTTGCAAAGCTGCGTGTACGGCTCGCTCTTGCCAGAACAAAGCATGCGGTAGATATCAAGAATCTGCTTCGGATGTGCAAAGCCAAAACGGACATTACCATCGTCGAGAACATAGACCAAGAAGTAGGGCTGGAGCGGATTGATTGCCTCGGTGGCGTCGCCCTTGGTAGCACCAGTAACACTCGACCTCTTTTCCTGCCGAAAGCAAAAGATGACGCCGGGCGCGATGACTTTATATTCCAGGTTAGGCGGCACTACGGTGTAGAGGCCAAACGGAGCATCTTTAAGCACGTCACGATTGGCCTCGATGTATTTCAAAAGCTCAAGACGGAAGTCGTCAAGGGTGAACTCTGTGAGAGAGACGCTGTCGCCAAGGTCCTCCAAGTCAAGCACTTCATCTTTGAGCTTGAGCAGTTGCTTGTCGCGGTAGCGGAGGTCTTCGTGGATGAGTTCCTCAATTTCTTCGCTCTGAAGAATGTTGTCCTCGACAGTGGCGGCAATGTCCACGAGCGCCATACGAGCTTCCACACGATTTTTGAGATTGATGTATTTATTGAGGTCCTCGGTCGGCCAGAAATTGACGAGCTGGACTGAGTGGCTGGCGCTGCCGATTCGGTCAATGCGACCAAAGCGCTGAATGATACGCACAGGGTTCCAGTGAATGTCGTAATTGATGAGGTAGTCGCAATCCTGAAGATTCTGTCCTTCGGAGATGCAGTCCGTAGCAATTACAAGATCGATCTCCCCTTCCTGTGGCATGGTCGGAA from Nitrospirota bacterium carries:
- a CDS encoding Eco57I restriction-modification methylase domain-containing protein gives rise to the protein MKVQEIKQAIESTLKKFENQPLATAATSLFESLGYISQKRLKLTPNTSEQFLANFAQGKTFNYKLSIPEEWRSIDFLFQLTDDEIRAAGSQKVLFDSKGSFDGAVIESYLFIAIELKSSHYTRTVLANITREVNKLFAMPALILFRHGDTLTLAVINRRLHKRDQTRDVLEKVTLIKDVAFADPIRAHLEILNDFALTNLDTDFGVSNFVALHTAWQKRLGSYALSNDFYREIADWYFWAHHQVDDGTIRLPQHCDTEEERSLFLIRLLTRLIFCWFLVEKRLLPAELFRDYTLKKLLKDLSPAASTYYHAVLQNLFFGTLNMPSDQRAFREKKKDGQRYDKNFGITNLWRYEVEFRDSADWTALSARVPFLNGGLFDCLDDKTGQKKDNFILDGFSDNPKLACHLPNDLFFGPERTVDLSKDYGDEDSRTARSKKAKVRGLIEILSRYKFTIEENTPLEEEIALDPELLGKVFENLLASFNEDTRTTARKALGAFYTPREIVAYMVDEALKSYLGSQVPRCKGALEDLFSNKATLRDIRPDTRDALIAAIGRVKILDPACGSGAFPMGALHRLVDLLQKLDPNNESWKRDRLAEARRYRALLEESGAPKEEIGACDARIADIEKSFDTRFHALDFARKLYLIENAIYGVDIQPVAVQIAKLRFFISLVVDQKVDHQVKNLGVRPLPNLETRLVAADTLIPIEKAESDLYSGEIDQLRADLTRIRHEHFNARDPGNKRKWREADATKRQEIAQLLEREHAIPKQAARQLAAWDPYDQNAFAPFFDSEWMFGFPVGKVKINGKAPATLLGNLTLVNEAAGQTELTASESQEVESGFDIVIGNPPYVRIQTLKKKDPKVVTFFKDHYASAAKGNYDLYVVFIEAGLRLLKSDGHLAYICPHKFFNSQYGEPLRELISRRKRLRHVVHFGDEQVFPGATIYTCLLFLANGGSPDCRFVKAHDFQAWKATLSGVDGRFQPESITGSEWNFTVGKDAAVFSKLDQCPTRLGDVASIFVGLQTSADRLFVLRERAVPSSGLAKVESRDGVQWEVETTFLKPFLADVSLAPYRAPASNHWLIFPYILSEHEAKLVSAKELKSACPKLWEYLKSNEADLRARESGKADSLEWYGYIYRKNLTLFDSPKLIVQVISQSPRFSFDASRLYFTGGGNGPYYGVRWNSEARNRPIHFLQALLNSRICDYFISNISTPFRGGYWSYGKRFIERIPVPLSVRELEQVVSSVVQWLISLHRYYADHAENLSTRDPLMLAYWERVLNGLVYELYFPEEVHGAGLRLFKLVEQAGLPDLESILEPDQLARLRQIFETLYDGDHPLRMALDKLQTLDIIRIIEGKA